One window from the genome of Bradyrhizobium xenonodulans encodes:
- a CDS encoding efflux RND transporter permease subunit, with amino-acid sequence MKRFNLSAWAVSHPTLVLFLMLMLGVAGFFSYQKLGRAEDPFFTVKVVNVSVLWPGATAQEMQAQVADPIEKKIQELPYFEKVQTYSKPGFTALQVTFRDSTPPKDVPYLFYLLRKKLADVQGQLPSGILGPVVNDEFSDVDSILYMMTGDGADYAQLKKVSEGFRQRLLKVPGVTKVDVYGNQDERIFVEFSHAKLATLGITPQALFDSLAKQNNVTPAGTVETSSQRVPLRVTGALDGAKAVAETPVESNGRVFRLGDIATVTHGYVDPPSFVVRQEGKAAIGIGVVTAKGANILDLGKEVEKATAEFMKAVPQGVDVKLIADQPKVVEHAVGEFVHSFMEALVIVLFVSFLALGWRTGIVVALSVPLVLGIVFVVMNTMSLDLHRITLGALIIALGLLVDDAIIAVEMMVVKMEQGWDRFRAASFAWESTAFPMLTGTLVTAAGFLPIGFANSAVGEYAGSIFWIVAIALVASWFVAVIFTPYIGVMLLPNIKVHHNHDPHAVYETRMYRGLRAIVQWCVNHRITVVAATVGVFVASIVGFGHVQQQFFPLSERPELFLQLRLPEGTAFNVTEKAVKTAETLLKDDKDIETYTSYVGQGSPRFWLGLNPQLPNEAFAEIVIVAKGVEARERIKAKIENAAAEGMLSEARVRVDRFNFGPPVGFPVQFRVIGPDANKVREIAYQVRDVMRENKSVKDVQLDWNEQSPYLKLVVDQDRARAMGLTPQDVSQALAMLISGAQVTTIRDGIEKVAVVARAIPSERLDLGGVGDLTITSRNGVAVPLQQIAKIEYAHEEPIMWRRNRDMAITVRSDVVDGVQAPDVTNQITPKLKAIKDHLEPAYRIEPGGAFEESAKGNASIFILFPLMVMVMLTLLMIQLQSFSRLILVFLTAPLGIVGASFGLNVANAPFGFVALLGLIALAGMIMRNTVILVDQIETDVSHGLTRREAIVEATVRRARPVVLTALAAILAMIPLSRSAFWGPMAITIMGGLFVATFLTLLYLPGLYALWFRKSLDEAGTPEQPAAPQHGSDDHPAIPLAEAAE; translated from the coding sequence ATGAAGCGCTTCAACCTTTCGGCCTGGGCCGTCAGCCATCCGACGCTGGTTCTGTTCCTGATGCTCATGCTCGGCGTCGCCGGCTTCTTCTCCTACCAGAAGCTCGGCCGCGCCGAGGATCCGTTCTTCACGGTGAAGGTGGTCAACGTCTCTGTGCTCTGGCCCGGCGCGACCGCGCAGGAGATGCAGGCGCAGGTCGCCGATCCCATCGAGAAGAAGATCCAGGAGCTGCCCTATTTCGAGAAGGTGCAGACCTATTCGAAGCCCGGTTTCACCGCGCTCCAGGTCACCTTCCGCGACTCCACGCCGCCGAAGGACGTGCCGTATCTCTTCTATCTCCTGCGCAAGAAGCTCGCCGACGTGCAGGGCCAGCTGCCCTCCGGCATCCTCGGACCCGTCGTCAACGACGAGTTCTCCGACGTCGATTCCATCCTCTACATGATGACCGGCGACGGCGCCGATTATGCCCAGCTCAAGAAGGTCTCGGAAGGATTCCGCCAGCGCCTGCTGAAGGTCCCCGGCGTCACCAAGGTCGACGTCTACGGCAATCAGGACGAGCGCATCTTCGTCGAGTTCAGCCACGCCAAGCTCGCCACCCTCGGCATCACGCCGCAGGCGCTGTTCGACTCGCTCGCCAAGCAGAACAACGTGACGCCCGCCGGCACGGTCGAGACCTCGTCGCAGCGCGTGCCGCTGCGCGTCACCGGCGCGCTCGACGGCGCCAAGGCCGTGGCCGAGACGCCGGTCGAAAGCAACGGCCGCGTGTTCCGCCTCGGCGACATCGCCACAGTCACCCATGGCTATGTCGATCCGCCGAGCTTCGTCGTCCGTCAGGAAGGCAAGGCCGCGATCGGCATCGGCGTCGTCACCGCCAAGGGCGCCAACATCCTCGATCTCGGCAAGGAGGTCGAGAAGGCGACGGCTGAGTTCATGAAGGCGGTGCCGCAGGGCGTCGACGTCAAGCTGATCGCCGACCAGCCCAAGGTGGTCGAGCACGCCGTCGGCGAGTTCGTGCATTCCTTCATGGAAGCGCTCGTCATCGTGCTGTTCGTGTCGTTCCTGGCGCTCGGCTGGCGCACCGGCATCGTGGTCGCGCTGTCGGTGCCCTTGGTGCTCGGCATCGTCTTCGTCGTCATGAACACGATGTCGCTCGACCTGCATCGTATTACGCTGGGTGCGCTGATCATCGCGCTCGGCCTGCTCGTCGACGACGCCATCATCGCGGTCGAGATGATGGTGGTGAAGATGGAGCAGGGTTGGGATCGCTTCCGGGCGGCGTCCTTTGCCTGGGAGTCCACTGCGTTTCCGATGCTCACGGGAACGCTGGTCACGGCCGCTGGCTTCCTCCCCATCGGCTTTGCCAATTCCGCGGTCGGCGAATATGCCGGCAGCATCTTCTGGATCGTGGCGATCGCGCTGGTCGCCTCCTGGTTCGTGGCGGTGATCTTCACGCCGTATATCGGCGTCATGCTGCTGCCCAACATCAAGGTGCACCACAATCACGATCCGCACGCCGTCTACGAGACCCGCATGTACCGCGGCCTGCGCGCCATCGTGCAATGGTGCGTCAACCACCGCATCACCGTGGTGGCCGCGACCGTCGGAGTCTTCGTCGCCTCGATCGTCGGCTTCGGTCATGTCCAGCAGCAGTTCTTCCCGCTGTCGGAGCGGCCCGAGCTGTTCCTCCAGCTCCGCCTGCCGGAAGGCACTGCCTTCAACGTCACCGAGAAGGCGGTGAAGACGGCCGAGACGCTGCTCAAGGACGACAAGGACATCGAGACCTATACATCCTATGTCGGCCAGGGCTCGCCGCGCTTCTGGCTCGGCCTCAACCCGCAGCTTCCGAACGAGGCCTTTGCCGAGATCGTCATCGTCGCCAAGGGCGTCGAGGCGCGCGAGCGCATCAAGGCCAAGATCGAGAACGCGGCGGCCGAGGGCATGCTGAGCGAAGCACGCGTGCGCGTCGATCGCTTCAACTTCGGTCCGCCGGTCGGCTTCCCCGTGCAGTTCCGCGTGATCGGCCCCGATGCCAACAAGGTGCGCGAGATCGCCTACCAGGTCCGCGACGTCATGCGGGAGAACAAGAGCGTCAAGGACGTCCAGCTCGACTGGAACGAGCAGTCGCCTTACCTCAAGCTCGTCGTCGACCAGGATCGCGCCCGCGCCATGGGCCTGACCCCGCAAGACGTCTCGCAGGCGCTGGCGATGCTGATCTCGGGCGCGCAGGTCACGACCATCCGCGACGGCATCGAGAAGGTGGCCGTGGTCGCCCGCGCGATCCCGTCCGAACGTCTCGATCTCGGCGGCGTCGGTGATCTCACCATCACCTCGCGCAATGGCGTTGCCGTGCCGCTCCAGCAGATCGCCAAGATCGAGTATGCCCATGAGGAGCCGATCATGTGGCGGCGCAACCGCGACATGGCGATCACCGTGCGCTCGGACGTCGTCGACGGCGTGCAGGCGCCCGACGTCACCAATCAGATCACGCCGAAGCTGAAGGCGATCAAGGACCATCTCGAGCCGGCCTACCGGATCGAGCCGGGCGGGGCCTTCGAGGAATCCGCCAAGGGCAATGCGTCGATCTTCATCCTCTTCCCGCTGATGGTCATGGTGATGCTGACGCTGCTGATGATCCAGCTTCAGAGCTTCTCGCGCCTGATCCTGGTGTTCCTGACCGCGCCGCTCGGCATCGTCGGCGCCTCCTTCGGCCTCAACGTCGCCAACGCCCCGTTCGGCTTCGTGGCGCTGCTCGGCCTGATCGCGCTCGCCGGCATGATCATGCGCAACACGGTCATCCTGGTCGACCAGATCGAGACCGACGTTTCGCACGGCCTGACGCGCCGGGAGGCGATCGTGGAAGCGACCGTCCGCCGCGCCCGTCCGGTGGTTCTGACGGCGCTCGCCGCCATCCTCGCCATGATCCCGCTGTCGCGCTCGGCCTTCTGGGGCCCGATGGCGATCACGATCATGGGCGGCCTGTTCGTTGCGACCTTCCTGACGCTCTTGTACCTGCCGGGCCTGTACGCCCTGTGGTTCAGGAAGAGCCTGGACGAGGCCGGCACCCCCGAGCAGCCTGCCGCGCCGCAGCATGGGAGCGATGACCATCCCGCAATTCCGCTTGCTGAAGCAGCTGAATAA
- a CDS encoding TetR/AcrR family transcriptional regulator yields MALISEHIEGDTRDRILEVAERLFRQIGYQKTTVGDIAKELRMSPANVYRFFESKKAIHQSVARGLMGEVELEAQRIVARPGPVLPRFRELLTTIHRMNTERYVGDNKLHEMVEIAMQEDWEVCVAHMELITTAIGQMIGQGVASGEFEAGDLQLASMCACTAMMRFFHPQMIAQCATKPGPTIDQMIDFVIAGLSPHH; encoded by the coding sequence ATGGCCCTGATTTCGGAACATATCGAAGGCGACACCCGGGACCGTATCCTCGAGGTGGCCGAGCGGCTGTTCCGCCAGATCGGCTACCAGAAGACCACGGTCGGCGACATCGCCAAGGAGCTCAGGATGAGCCCCGCCAACGTGTATCGCTTCTTCGAATCGAAGAAGGCGATCCACCAGTCGGTGGCCCGGGGCTTGATGGGCGAGGTCGAGCTCGAAGCGCAGCGTATCGTGGCGAGGCCCGGTCCGGTGCTTCCGCGTTTCCGCGAGCTGCTCACCACCATCCATCGCATGAACACCGAGCGCTATGTCGGCGACAACAAGCTGCACGAGATGGTCGAGATCGCGATGCAGGAGGACTGGGAGGTCTGCGTCGCCCATATGGAGCTGATCACCACGGCGATCGGCCAGATGATCGGGCAAGGCGTCGCCTCCGGCGAGTTCGAAGCGGGCGACCTGCAACTGGCCTCGATGTGCGCCTGCACCGCGATGATGCGCTTCTTCCACCCCCAGATGATCGCCCAGTGCGCCACCAAGCCGGGCCCGACCATCGATCAGATGATCGATTTCGTCATCGCGGGATTGTCCCCGCACCACTGA
- a CDS encoding flavin reductase family protein, producing the protein MTDKDLYFYEPSKGHGLKHDPFNAIIAPRPIGWISSRDAKGHVNLAPYSFFNAFCYVPPIIGFSSTNWKDTVSNMEQTREFVWNLTTMDLAKRMNATAAHVGPEVDEFEIAGLTAVPGRLVNVPRVAESPVAFECKVSDIVRLKGADGKEADAWLTLGEVVAVHIDKAMIKDGVYQTAAARPIVRAGRRGDYFEIKPENMFEMVRPD; encoded by the coding sequence GTGACCGACAAAGACCTTTATTTCTACGAGCCCTCCAAGGGCCACGGCCTCAAGCACGATCCCTTCAACGCCATCATCGCGCCGCGGCCGATCGGCTGGATCTCCTCCCGCGACGCCAAGGGCCACGTTAACCTCGCGCCCTACAGCTTCTTCAACGCGTTCTGCTACGTGCCGCCGATCATCGGCTTCTCCTCCACCAACTGGAAGGACACGGTCTCGAACATGGAGCAGACCAGGGAGTTCGTCTGGAATCTCACCACGATGGACTTGGCCAAGCGCATGAATGCGACTGCCGCGCATGTCGGCCCCGAGGTCGATGAGTTCGAGATCGCCGGTCTCACCGCCGTGCCCGGCAGGCTCGTCAACGTGCCGCGCGTCGCCGAGAGCCCGGTCGCCTTCGAATGCAAGGTCTCCGACATCGTCCGCCTCAAGGGCGCCGACGGCAAGGAGGCCGACGCCTGGCTGACGCTCGGCGAGGTCGTCGCCGTCCACATCGACAAGGCCATGATCAAGGACGGCGTCTACCAGACCGCTGCCGCCCGCCCGATTGTCCGCGCCGGCCGGCGCGGCGACTATTTCGAGATCAAGCCGGAAAACATGTTCGAGATGGTGCGGCCGGATTAG
- a CDS encoding acyl-CoA dehydrogenase: protein MSFRRDTLTKPIFSWARGVLPAMSDTEREALEAGDVWWDADLFTGNPDWSKLLKIAPAKLTAEEQAFLDGPVDELCAMLDEWKIFWEWRDLPPDVWHFVKREKFFGMIVPKEFGGLGFSPYAHSEVVRKISTRSIAAAVTVMVPNSLGPGELLMRFGTKEQQGRWLPRLADGRDIPCFGLTSPEAGSDAASMIDTGIICKGEFEGSEVIGLRLNWHKRYITLGPVATLLGLAFKAYDPDHLVGSQEELGITVALIPTNLPGVEIGHRHLPSMQVFQNGPNRGRDVFIPLDYVIGGQERLGQGWKMLMTALAAGRGISLPSLSAAGAAYAARTTGAYARIREQFGISISKFEGVEEPLARIVATAYQLDAARRLTCAALNAGVHPAVISGIMKLHATERMRVSVDDAMDIHGGKAVIDGPQNYLGNLHRAVPVGITVEGANILTRNLIVFGQGAIRAHPYLLDEMNALADTDRERGLTAFDKAFWKHVSHSFNTLLRAFGRSWTFGAFALAPDAGDATPFYRQLSRYSAAFALCADMALLTLGGALKRKEMLSARFGDILSELYLLSAALKRWQDEGRQKEDFAALEWCMATGFRTIENRLAEILANLPNRFVAVILKLVVQPFGARVLGPSDRVVHQCASLVLEPSAARERLTPDLAHVDDDGGFARLERAFKLVAEADAIAKRMRAAHLSDWKDGVAKGVITQAEGEQLSTAHEAVTKVIEVDDFAPEALSPIYKKTGDVHQFFQELGEQRAAS, encoded by the coding sequence ATGAGCTTCCGCCGCGACACCCTGACAAAGCCGATCTTCTCCTGGGCGCGCGGCGTGCTGCCGGCGATGTCCGACACCGAGCGCGAGGCGCTGGAGGCGGGTGACGTCTGGTGGGACGCCGATCTCTTCACGGGCAATCCCGACTGGTCGAAGCTGCTCAAAATCGCGCCGGCCAAATTGACCGCCGAGGAGCAAGCCTTCCTCGACGGCCCCGTCGACGAGCTCTGCGCCATGCTCGACGAGTGGAAGATCTTCTGGGAATGGCGCGACCTGCCGCCGGACGTCTGGCATTTCGTCAAGCGCGAAAAATTCTTCGGCATGATCGTTCCGAAGGAATTTGGCGGCCTCGGCTTCTCGCCCTACGCGCATTCGGAAGTCGTGCGGAAGATCTCGACCCGCTCCATCGCCGCCGCCGTCACCGTGATGGTGCCGAACTCGCTCGGCCCCGGGGAGCTCCTGATGCGGTTCGGCACCAAAGAACAACAAGGGCGCTGGCTGCCGCGCCTCGCCGATGGCCGCGACATTCCCTGCTTCGGTCTCACCAGTCCCGAGGCCGGCTCCGACGCCGCCTCGATGATCGACACCGGGATCATCTGCAAGGGCGAGTTCGAGGGCAGCGAGGTCATTGGACTGAGGCTCAACTGGCACAAGCGATACATCACGCTCGGTCCCGTCGCGACGCTCCTGGGCCTCGCCTTCAAGGCCTATGACCCCGATCATCTCGTCGGCAGCCAGGAGGAGCTCGGCATCACCGTGGCGCTGATCCCGACCAATCTGCCGGGCGTCGAGATCGGCCATCGCCATCTGCCGTCGATGCAGGTGTTCCAGAACGGCCCGAACCGGGGCCGCGACGTCTTCATCCCGCTCGACTATGTCATCGGGGGCCAAGAGCGCCTCGGTCAGGGCTGGAAGATGCTGATGACGGCGCTCGCCGCCGGCCGCGGCATCTCGCTGCCGTCGCTCTCGGCAGCCGGCGCCGCCTATGCCGCGCGCACGACCGGCGCCTATGCCCGCATCCGCGAGCAGTTCGGCATCTCCATCTCGAAATTCGAGGGCGTCGAGGAGCCGCTCGCGCGCATCGTCGCGACCGCCTATCAGCTCGATGCGGCGCGCCGGCTCACCTGCGCAGCGCTGAATGCGGGCGTCCACCCCGCCGTCATCTCCGGCATCATGAAGCTGCACGCGACCGAGCGGATGCGTGTCTCGGTCGACGACGCCATGGACATTCATGGCGGCAAGGCCGTGATCGACGGTCCGCAAAACTATCTCGGCAATCTGCACCGCGCCGTGCCGGTCGGCATCACGGTCGAGGGCGCCAACATCCTCACCCGCAATCTCATCGTGTTCGGGCAGGGCGCCATCCGCGCGCATCCCTATCTGCTCGACGAGATGAATGCGCTCGCCGACACCGATCGCGAGCGCGGGCTCACTGCGTTCGACAAGGCGTTCTGGAAGCATGTCAGCCACAGCTTCAATACGTTGCTACGTGCCTTCGGCCGGAGCTGGACCTTTGGCGCGTTTGCACTCGCGCCGGACGCGGGCGATGCCACGCCTTTCTATCGCCAGCTCTCGCGCTACTCCGCGGCGTTCGCGCTCTGCGCCGACATGGCGCTGCTGACACTCGGCGGCGCGCTCAAGCGCAAGGAGATGCTGTCGGCGCGCTTCGGCGACATCCTCTCCGAACTGTATCTGCTGTCGGCCGCGCTGAAACGCTGGCAGGACGAGGGCCGGCAGAAGGAGGATTTTGCAGCGCTCGAATGGTGCATGGCGACGGGCTTTCGGACCATCGAAAACCGGCTTGCCGAAATCCTCGCCAACCTGCCCAACCGCTTTGTCGCTGTCATCCTCAAGCTCGTCGTCCAGCCGTTCGGTGCGCGCGTGCTCGGTCCCTCCGACCGCGTCGTGCACCAATGCGCAAGCCTGGTGCTGGAGCCGTCAGCGGCGCGCGAGCGCCTGACGCCGGATCTGGCCCATGTCGACGATGATGGCGGCTTTGCCCGGCTGGAGCGCGCGTTCAAGCTGGTTGCAGAAGCCGATGCGATCGCCAAGCGCATGCGTGCTGCACATTTAAGCGACTGGAAGGACGGCGTTGCCAAAGGCGTGATCACGCAGGCCGAGGGCGAGCAGCTATCCACCGCTCACGAAGCCGTCACAAAAGTGATCGAGGTCGACGATTTTGCGCCGGAGGCGCTGTCGCCGATTTACAAGAAAACCGGCGATGTGCATCAGTTCTTCCAGGAACTCGGAGAGCAGAGGGCGGCGAGCTGA
- a CDS encoding acetyl-CoA C-acetyltransferase, translated as MARPVFIVDGSRTPFLKARSGPGPFTPVDLAVQCGRPLLARQPFSPADFDQVILGCVNVIADEMNPARVAALRLGMGEDMVAFTVQINCGSGMQSIDTAYRYIREGHADLILAGGTEALSHAPLVWPNSGVRWFAGLATAKGVAAKLAAAFKLRPRYLKPIIGLERGLTDPITELNMGQTAEVVGHLFGITRAQADAYAAESHRRLAHAQTSGFLKGEVETAFSRDGKFFDHDDGVRPDSTAETLAKLRPVFERPWGQVTAGNSSQITDGASWVILASDAAVAKHRLTPKAAIVDSNWAALDPGIMGLGPVMSATPLLQRNDLTIKDVDTWELNEAFATQVLGCLAAWNDDKFCREILGLDGAAGEIDRDKLNVDGGAISLGHPVGTSGNRIVLHLVNAMKRLGTRRGIATECIGGGLGGAMLIEAV; from the coding sequence ATGGCACGACCGGTTTTCATCGTCGACGGCAGCCGGACGCCGTTTCTGAAGGCGCGCTCCGGACCGGGGCCGTTCACGCCGGTCGATCTCGCCGTGCAGTGCGGACGTCCGCTGCTGGCGCGCCAGCCGTTTTCACCTGCCGATTTCGACCAGGTCATCCTCGGCTGTGTCAACGTGATCGCCGACGAGATGAACCCGGCCCGCGTCGCGGCGCTCCGGCTCGGCATGGGCGAGGACATGGTCGCCTTCACCGTGCAGATCAATTGCGGCTCAGGCATGCAGTCGATCGACACCGCCTATCGCTACATCCGCGAGGGGCACGCCGACTTGATCCTGGCCGGCGGCACCGAGGCGCTGAGCCACGCCCCGCTGGTCTGGCCGAATTCCGGTGTGCGCTGGTTCGCCGGCCTCGCCACCGCCAAGGGCGTGGCGGCGAAGCTTGCGGCTGCGTTCAAGCTACGGCCGCGTTATCTCAAGCCGATCATCGGCCTCGAGCGCGGCCTGACCGATCCCATCACCGAGTTGAACATGGGCCAGACCGCCGAGGTCGTCGGCCACCTCTTCGGCATTACGCGCGCACAGGCCGATGCCTACGCGGCCGAGAGCCATCGCCGGCTCGCGCATGCGCAGACGTCGGGTTTTCTGAAGGGTGAGGTTGAGACCGCATTCTCCCGCGACGGCAAGTTCTTCGACCACGACGACGGCGTTCGGCCGGATTCCACGGCCGAGACCCTCGCAAAGCTCCGGCCGGTATTCGAGCGCCCCTGGGGCCAGGTCACCGCCGGCAATTCCTCGCAGATCACCGATGGCGCCTCCTGGGTGATCCTCGCTTCTGATGCGGCGGTGGCCAAGCACAGACTGACGCCGAAGGCCGCCATCGTCGACAGCAACTGGGCCGCGCTCGATCCTGGCATCATGGGGCTCGGTCCCGTGATGTCGGCAACGCCGCTGCTCCAGCGCAACGACCTCACCATCAAGGACGTCGACACCTGGGAGCTGAACGAGGCCTTCGCCACGCAAGTGCTCGGCTGCCTCGCTGCCTGGAACGACGACAAGTTCTGCCGCGAGATTCTTGGGCTCGACGGCGCCGCCGGCGAGATCGACCGTGACAAGCTCAACGTCGACGGCGGCGCGATCTCGCTCGGCCATCCCGTCGGCACCTCCGGCAACCGCATCGTGCTGCATCTCGTCAACGCGATGAAGCGGCTCGGCACGCGGCGCGGAATTGCCACCGAATGCATCGGCGGCGGGCTCGGCGGCGCCATGCTGATCGAGGCGGTGTGA
- a CDS encoding 3-hydroxyacyl-CoA dehydrogenase NAD-binding domain-containing protein, with protein sequence MDSKIMTVLGDRVLELGPKPATDSPYKHFKLTRDADGVAWLLFDRADASANTLSSDVMEEFDAVLAAIETERPAGLVIRSAKPSGFIAGADVNEFRGASDSEIVETRIRAAHAVVDHLEALKLPTVAVIHGFCLGGGLEVALACQSRIAIDGARFGFPEVMLGLHPGLGGTARFTSLVNPPQSMALMLTGRTIDARRARSLGLVDTVTQERHVRNAVKDALFGRLKRARPGVLTRAANFGPVRGLLAKRMRSEAVKAASREHYPAPYALIDLWETHGGSKAAMLKAEQASFAKLMVTPTAQNLIRVFFLREQMKKTAGSGNAIKHVHVIGAGAMGGDIAAWVAGQGLRVSLADMKAEPIAGAVKRAAELYGKIIRKPTEVRDALDRLIPDMDGEGVRNADLIIEAVPEKLELKQKVYAGLEPRMKPGAILATNTSSIPLQDLRTTLARPERLVGLHFFNPVSRLQLVEVVSHDGNDAQVLKEALAFVGAIDRLPLSVKSSPGFLVNRALTPYMLEAMVMLDEKIDQRLIDAAAEQFGMPMGPIELADQVGLDICLDVGDMLRTKFGDLLPPTPAWLREKVAKGELGRKSGKGFYTWKDGKAEKAPLPETGPRVTDQMIDRLVLPMSNVCVAALREGIVDDPDTVDGAMIFGTGYAPFRGGPLNYARTRGVENVVSTLRALAERFGDRFAPDPGWDNFK encoded by the coding sequence ATGGATTCGAAGATCATGACCGTGCTCGGCGATCGCGTGCTCGAGCTGGGACCAAAGCCTGCGACCGACAGCCCGTACAAGCACTTCAAGCTGACGCGCGATGCCGATGGTGTCGCCTGGCTGCTGTTCGACCGCGCCGACGCCAGCGCCAACACGCTGTCCTCGGACGTGATGGAGGAGTTCGACGCCGTGCTTGCGGCGATCGAGACCGAGCGCCCCGCCGGCCTCGTGATCCGCTCGGCAAAACCGTCCGGCTTCATCGCGGGCGCTGACGTCAATGAGTTCCGCGGCGCGTCCGACTCCGAGATCGTGGAGACGCGTATCCGCGCTGCGCATGCGGTGGTCGATCATCTGGAAGCCTTGAAGCTGCCGACGGTTGCGGTCATCCACGGCTTCTGCCTCGGCGGCGGGCTGGAGGTCGCGCTGGCCTGCCAGTCGCGCATTGCCATCGACGGCGCGCGCTTCGGCTTTCCGGAGGTGATGCTCGGCCTGCATCCGGGCCTCGGCGGCACCGCGCGGTTTACGTCGCTGGTCAATCCGCCCCAGTCGATGGCGCTGATGCTGACCGGCCGCACCATCGATGCGCGCCGCGCCAGATCGCTCGGCCTTGTCGACACCGTGACGCAGGAGCGTCATGTCCGTAACGCGGTCAAGGATGCGCTGTTCGGCCGCCTGAAGCGGGCGCGTCCGGGCGTTCTGACGCGTGCAGCGAACTTCGGTCCCGTACGCGGGCTCTTGGCGAAACGCATGCGCTCGGAAGCCGTAAAGGCTGCGTCCCGCGAGCACTATCCGGCGCCTTACGCGCTGATCGATCTCTGGGAGACGCATGGCGGCAGCAAGGCCGCGATGCTGAAGGCCGAGCAGGCCTCGTTCGCCAAATTGATGGTGACGCCGACCGCGCAGAATTTGATCCGGGTGTTCTTCTTGCGCGAGCAGATGAAGAAAACGGCCGGCAGCGGGAATGCGATCAAGCACGTCCACGTCATCGGCGCCGGCGCCATGGGCGGCGACATCGCGGCTTGGGTAGCGGGGCAGGGGCTGCGCGTCTCGCTGGCCGACATGAAGGCGGAGCCGATCGCAGGCGCGGTGAAGCGTGCGGCCGAGCTCTACGGCAAGATCATCCGCAAGCCGACCGAGGTGCGGGACGCACTCGATCGGCTCATCCCCGACATGGACGGCGAAGGCGTCCGCAACGCCGATCTCATCATCGAGGCGGTGCCGGAAAAGCTGGAGCTGAAGCAGAAGGTCTATGCCGGCCTCGAGCCCAGGATGAAGCCGGGCGCGATCCTTGCGACCAACACGTCGAGCATTCCGCTCCAGGATCTCCGCACCACGCTGGCGCGGCCGGAGCGGCTGGTCGGCCTGCATTTCTTCAATCCGGTGTCGCGGCTGCAACTGGTGGAGGTCGTTAGCCATGATGGCAACGATGCGCAGGTCCTGAAAGAAGCGCTCGCCTTCGTCGGCGCGATCGACCGCCTGCCGCTCTCCGTGAAAAGCTCCCCCGGCTTCCTCGTCAACCGCGCGCTGACGCCCTACATGCTGGAAGCGATGGTGATGCTGGACGAGAAGATCGACCAGCGCCTGATCGACGCGGCCGCCGAGCAGTTCGGCATGCCGATGGGGCCGATCGAGCTTGCCGACCAGGTCGGGCTCGATATCTGCCTCGACGTTGGCGACATGCTGCGCACCAAATTCGGCGATCTGCTGCCGCCGACGCCGGCCTGGCTGCGCGAGAAGGTCGCCAAGGGCGAGCTCGGCCGCAAGTCCGGCAAGGGATTTTACACCTGGAAGGACGGCAAGGCGGAGAAGGCACCGCTGCCCGAGACCGGCCCGCGCGTCACCGACCAGATGATCGATCGCCTGGTGCTGCCGATGTCGAACGTCTGCGTCGCGGCGCTGCGCGAGGGCATCGTCGATGACCCTGACACCGTCGACGGCGCCATGATCTTCGGCACGGGTTACGCGCCGTTCCGCGGCGGCCCGCTGAACTATGCGCGCACGCGCGGCGTGGAAAATGTTGTATCGACGCTGCGCGCGCTGGCCGAGCGATTCGGCGATCGCTTTGCGCCCGATCCCGGCTGGGACAATTTCAAGTGA
- a CDS encoding acyl-CoA thioesterase has product MTETSDTEPSGDLCIRTLAMPADTNANGDIFGGWLLSQMDVGGGVFASKVARSRTVTVAIEAMNFRKAVYVGDLVSVYANLVRVGRTSMTVHLEAWALRRRELQPILVTDGNFTYVSIDDDGRPQAIQRNDPPIAT; this is encoded by the coding sequence ATGACCGAAACGTCCGACACCGAGCCGAGCGGCGATCTCTGCATCCGCACGCTGGCGATGCCCGCCGACACCAACGCCAATGGCGACATTTTCGGTGGCTGGCTGCTCAGCCAGATGGACGTCGGCGGCGGCGTGTTCGCATCGAAGGTTGCGCGATCGCGCACGGTCACGGTCGCGATCGAGGCGATGAATTTTCGCAAAGCGGTCTATGTCGGCGATCTCGTCTCGGTCTACGCCAATCTCGTCCGCGTGGGCCGGACCTCGATGACCGTGCATCTCGAAGCCTGGGCGTTGCGGCGCAGGGAGCTCCAGCCGATCCTGGTGACCGACGGCAATTTCACCTATGTCTCGATCGACGACGACGGGCGCCCGCAAGCGATCCAGCGCAACGATCCGCCGATCGCGACGTAA
- a CDS encoding nuclear transport factor 2 family protein, producing the protein MTLNRDHAAITDHEAVARNVEAFRHAQIAADPTALSALCADDLSYSHSNGFLEDKAAFVANATDGKTEFLSITYKDPTIKIVGPAAIVRFHWLAEMITGGQKVANSLHILMNWLKQGDEWKLLSRSATKL; encoded by the coding sequence ATGACACTGAATCGCGATCATGCCGCCATCACGGACCACGAGGCGGTGGCAAGAAACGTCGAGGCATTTCGTCACGCCCAGATCGCGGCCGACCCGACGGCACTCAGCGCGCTGTGCGCGGATGATCTGAGCTACAGCCACTCCAACGGCTTCCTCGAGGACAAGGCGGCCTTCGTCGCCAACGCCACCGACGGCAAGACGGAGTTCCTGTCGATTACGTACAAGGACCCGACCATCAAGATCGTTGGCCCTGCCGCGATCGTGCGCTTCCATTGGCTGGCCGAAATGATAACCGGCGGACAGAAAGTGGCAAACAGCCTTCATATCCTGATGAACTGGCTGAAGCAGGGCGACGAATGGAAGCTGTTGTCGCGCTCCGCGACAAAGCTGTAA